In the genome of Ignavibacteria bacterium, the window TTTAGTTTCATCCTTTAATCGTTCATTATTCAATCCCATCGCATCATATATTTTTTTGATTTCACCCGAAACAATCAGATTAGGTTTACGTTGTTGTGCATCTGCGGAATCGTTTTCAGCTTTAACATTTACAAAGGGAGCTGTAATAAACTTATGGCAATTCAAACAAACGTTTGTTGGTGGAATTCCTGCATGCTTACTTTTAGCGGCTCCAAAATGACAGAACAAACAATCAACGCCAAGCTCGCCGGCATGAAGTCGATGTGAAAAAGAAATCGGTTGAACTGGTTCATATCCTTCATGATTGCCAGAGAATTTGAAATTCTGATAGTATGCTGAAATAAACATCAATAGAGCGAGAAAAACTCCGATCGATAAATAAATTGTAA includes:
- a CDS encoding cytochrome c3 family protein — translated: TIYLSIGVFLALLMFISAYYQNFKFSGNHEGYEPVQPISFSHRLHAGELGVDCLFCHFGAAKSKHAGIPPTNVCLNCHKFITAPFVNVKAENDSADAQQRKPNLIVSGEIKKIYDAMGLNNERLKDETKHPMPIEWLKVHNLPDFVYFDHRPHVAAGVQCQTCHGAIETMERVRQVNDLSMGWCVNCHRDSNRDGLNGIKVRASTDCVACHY